The segment AGAAACTCCAGCATCAGGGCGGCCGACCAGATCATGGCCACCGGGTTGGCAATGTTCTGACCGTAGATGTCCGGCGCCGAGCCATGCACGGGCTCGAAGAGCGAGGGGAATGTGCGTTCCGGATTCAGGTTCGCCGAGGGGGCCAGGCCGATGGTGCCGGTGGTGGCCGGCCCCAGGTCAGAGAGGATGTCGCCAAAGAGATTGCTGGCCACCACCACATCGAAGCGGCCCGGCTGCAGCACAAAGCGCGCGCTCAGGATGTCGATGTGCTGCTTGTCCACCGTCACGCCCGGATAGGCCTGGCCCACGGCATCGGCGCGGCCGTCCCACCAGGGCATGGAGATCGCGATGCCATTGCTCTTGGTGGCCACGGTCAGGTGCTGCCGCGGCCGGCGCTGGGCACGCTCGAAGGCGTACTTCAGCACGCGGTCCGCGCCAAAGCGCGAGTACACCGATTCCTGGATCACGATCTCGCGCTCGGTGCCGGCATACATCACGCCGCCCAGATTCGTGTACTCGCCCTCGGTGTTTTCGCGCACCACCAGGTAGTCGATATCGCCGGGCTTGCGGCCGGCCAGAGGGCAGGGCACGCCCTCGAACAGGCGCACGGGCCGCAGATTGATGTACTGATCGAACTCGCGGCGGAACTTCAGCAGCGAGCCCCAGAGCGAGACATGGTCGGGCACGGTGGCCGGCCAGCCCACGGCCCCAAAGAGGATGGCGTCCTTGCCCGCCAGGCGGGCCTTCCAGTCGTCCGGCATCATCTGGCCATGGGCTGCGTAGTAGTCGCAACTGGCCCATTCGATGTGCTCGAGTTCCAGCTCGAAGCCGAAACGTTGCGAGGCCGCCTGCAGGGCGCGCAGGCCCTCGGGCATCACTTCCTTGCCAATGCCGTCGCCGGGAATCACGGCGATCTTGTAGCGCTTGCTCATCAGGTGGTCCTTGTTCAGAAAACTCAGTAGGCGCCGCTCAGCCCCGGGGGCAGGGCTTCGCGCAGGCCAAACTCGGCAGCCAGGCGGCGGCTGGCCTGGGCCAGCAATGTGACGTCAATGCCCACGGCCACAAAACGGGCGCCCAAGGCCAGATAGCGGCGTGCCGCCGCCACATCACCAGTCAGGGTGCCGGCCGCCTTGCCGCTGGCCGTAATCGTCTTGATGGCCTGTTCGATGGCCGCCTGCACCGCCGGATGGCCCGGCTGGCCGCGATGGCCCATGGAGGCTGCGAGATCGGCGGGGCCGATGAACACGCCGTCCACGCCGTCCACGGTGCAGATGGCCTCCAGGTTCTGCAGAGCCGTCACGGTCTCGGCCTGCACCAGCAGGCACACATCGTCGTTCGCCTCGTCCAGATAATTCTTGCGCGCGCTCCAGCGCGAGGCGCGTGCAATCGCCGAGCCCACGCCGCGCACGCCCTCGGGCGGGTAGCGGCAGGCCGCCACCAGGGCGCGAGCCTGCTCGGCCGTGTCCACCATGGGCACCAGCAGTGTCTGAGCGCCGATGTCCAGCAGCTGCTTGATCAGGGCTGTCTCGCCCTGCACGGCACGCACCACAGGGTGGGCCGGATAGGCCGCCACCGCCTGCAGATGTGCCAGGGTGGAGCGCACATCGTTGGGTGCATGTTCGCCATCGATCAGCAGCCACTGGAAGCCGGCCGTGGCGCAGATCTCCGCGCTATAGGGCTGGGCCATGGACAGCCACAGGCCGATCTGCGCCTCGCCGCGCTGCAGCGCGGCCTTGAAGGGATTGCTCATGGTCTTGATGCGGACGCGGGCTCAGCCCAGCTGGCCCTGGCAGAGATACTTGATGTGCAGGTAGTCATCCAGGCCATGGCGAGAGCCCTCGCGGCCATAGCCCGACTCCTTGACGCCTCCGAAGGGCGCGGCCTCGGCGGCCACCGCCCCTTCGTTGATGCCCACGATACCTGTTTCCAGCGCCGCTGCCACGCGGTGGATGCGCTGTACGCCCTGCGAGTAGAAATAGGCGGCCAGCCCGAATGGTGTGTCATTGGCCAGGGTCAGGACTTGCTCTTCGGTCTGGAATCGGAACAGGGGCACGACGGGACCGAAGGTCTCTTCGCCGCAGAGCTGGGCCGTGATGGCCGGCTCGGCCAGCACCGTGGGCGCCACATAATTGGGCAGCTTGCCCGCCTGCACATGGGGCGCCCAGGAACTGGAGTCGATCAGCAGATTGACCTCGCCTGACAGCACGCCCTGCAGCGCCGGCGCGCCGCCCTTGTAGGGAATGTGCAGCATCTCGATGCCGGCGGCCTGGGCGAACTCCTCCATGCCCACATGGGTGGCGCCTGCCTTGTTGTCCACGATGAGGGTCTGCCCCAGGGTCTTGGCCGCCACGGCGCAGAGCGCGCGCATGGTCATGTCGGCGGTGCCGCCAGCCGGCCAGGGGCAGACAAAGGTGATGGGGCGCTCGGGATAGCTGCCCGCGGCCAGGGCGCGGCCCTGCGGCAACAGCGCGGCACCCGCGGCGCCCAGGCTGCCGAGGACGAACTGGCGGCGGCTCGATCGGATCATGGCTTGTCTCCTGTTTTGATCTGTGCGGCTCATTGTTGGCGCTCTTATCATGGCGATCCAATGAAGAATGGGACTGTCTTCTTGCCAATTTCGGCATGTAGCCGGCAGACCCTCGGAGAGCCCCTCGATGAGCGACAAGATTGATCGCGTGCTGCGGTCCAACCTCAAGCTGCGCCATCTGCAGCTGCTGGTCGCGCTTGACCAGTTCCGCCATCTGGGCCGTGCGGCGGAGTTTCTTGCGCTGACCCAGCCGGCCGTCTCCAAGACCCTGGCCGAGATCGAGCGCCTCTTCGGCCTGGATCTCTTCGTGCGCTCCACCCGCGGTACCGAGCCCACGGCCTATGGCTCGGCCGTGGTGCGCTTTGCACGCTCGGTGCTGGCCGACTATGAGCGTACCCGCGACGAGATTGCGGCGGTGGCCAGCGGCGCGGCCGGGCGCACCAGCGTGGGCGCCATGGTGGTGGCCGTGCCGGTGCTGCTCGCGCGTGCGATGGAGCGGCTCAAGGCGCGCTCGGCCCAGACCACGGTGGCGGTGGAGGAGGGCGATCTCACCCGCCTGCTGCCCCGCCTGAGGGTTGGTGAGCTGGACCTCTTCATCGGCCGGCTGGAGCCCGGCTATGCGGCGCCCGATCTGGAGATGGAGGCGTTGTACGAGGAGCCCATGTGCGTGGTCGCACCGGCCGGTCATGCGCTGGCGCGCAAGACCCGACCCCAGTGGGACCATCTGGCGCAGGCGGCCTGGGTGATGCCGCCGCCCTGGGCCTCATCACGCATCAAGCTGCATCAGCAGTTCTATCGCCATGGGGTGAATCCGCCCGTGGATATCGTGGAGTCGGCGTCCTTCCTGGTCACGCTCAACACCATGCAGCAGCGTGGGGCCCTGGGCTTCTGGGCACGCTCGGTGGCGCGGCATTACGAGGCCCTGGGCCTGGTGAAGATCGTGCGCATTCCGGTGGCGATCGAGCTGCCGCCGGTGGGCATCATCACCATGCGTGGGCGGCTGCGCACGCCTGCCAGTGAGCAGCTGATCGATTGCCTGCGCCAGGTGGCGCAGACCGTGCGGCGCAGCGCCTAGGCTTCGACCGGCCGGGCGGGCCAGGCGCGCATGGCGGCGTGGGCCGTGGCCAGCAGGGACTCGCGGCTGGCGCCGTCCTTGGCCTGCATGGACATGCCCTGGTAGACCGTGCTGTAGAAGCCGGCCAGCGCTGCGGCATCGGTGTCCGCGGGCAGCTCGCCCTTGGCGATGCCGCATTCGATGCGCGCACGGATGGCGGCGTCGCCCGCGGCGCGCTTCTTGGCCAGCGCCGCCTGCACATGGGCCGAGGCCTCGGAGCAGTTGGTGGCGGCCATCACCACCATGCAGCCACGCGGGTGGCAGGGGCGGGTCAGCTCCTCGGCGGCTTCTTCCAGAAAGCGGCGGATCGCGGCCTCGGCGCTGGGCTCTTCCTCCAGCGCGCGAGGGAAGCCGGCAGCCGGGCCCAGCACATAGCGCTCGATCGCGTCCAGGAAGAGGCGTTCCTTGTCGCCGAAGGCCGTGTACAGGCTGGGCGCGGTGATGCCCATGGCGGCCGTCAGCTCGGCGATGGAGGCGGCCTCGTAGCCGCGCTGCCAGAACACATGCATGGCACTTTCCAGCGCCTTGTCTCGGTCAAAGGACAGCGGGCGACCGCGGGGCTTGCTGGCCTTCGGTGCTGCTATTTTCATAATGATCGATATTAAATGTCTTGACGTCGGCAGGCAAGCCGGCTACATTGCCACTCACATTATCGTAACGATCACTACGAAATACCGACAGAGGCTCCATCATGACATGTATTGAGCTCTTCGTGCCGGACGGGGCCCAGAACCCCGAGAAACCGGCCGAACCAGCGGGCTGCTGGTGCGTCGGCGGCATCCGCTGTTGCTGACGTCGCGGGCGCCCGCTGGCCACTGAGCCGGTGCTTGCAGCGCCCGACTCCTCCGCTTCATCCGACTTGTCTCACCCGCTTGCGCGACCCCAGACCGGGGCCGTGTGGGCAGCGCTTTGTCTTCATTTCAAGCCTCCCATTCATCATGAGCCAGCACCATTCACCCCACGCTCCCGCGCTCCCGCCCCAGGCCGGCGCCACCTCTCCCGCCTCGCGCAGCCGCCGCCTCTGGGCCGCCGGCACCGCGCTGACGGCGATCGCTGCCGTCTCGGCCGCCATCTTCGGCCTGCAGAGCGCGGGCGCGGAAGCGCCGCCGCCCGCGCCCCAGGCCACGCCGGTTTCCGCCGCCGTGGTGCAGGCCGCCGAGGTCTCGACCTGGGACGAGTTCTCGGGCCGCCTGGAAGCCGTGGAGCGCGTGGAGCTGCGGCCGCGCGTGGCCGGCACGGTGCACGCTGTGCACTTCCGCGAGGGCGCCCTGGTCCGCCAGGGTGATCTGCTGATCACCATCGACCCCGCGCCCTATGCCGCCGAGGCCGAACGCGCCGAGGCCCAGGTGGCCGCGGCCCAGGCCCGCGCCGCCAACGCCAAGACCGAGCTGGCCCGCGCCAAGGCCCTGCTGTCCGAGCAGGCGATCGCGCAGCGCGAGTTCGACGAGCGCAGCAACGGTCTGCGCGAGGCCGAGGCCAATCTGCGCGCCGCCCAGGCCGGCCTGCAGGCCGCCAGGCTGAGCCTCGGCTACACCCAGGTGCGCGCGCCGGTCTCCGGGCGCGTGGGCAAGCTGGAGATCACGGTCGGCAACCAGGTCGCGGCCGGCCCCGGCGCGCCCCTGCTGACCACGCTGATGTCGGTGAGCCCCATCTACGCCAGCTTCGATGCCGATGAGCAGGTCATCGCCAAGGCCCTGGCCGAGCGCAGCAAGCTGGAGCGCATCCCCGTGCAGATGGGCACCATCGCGCAGGAGGGCACGCCGCTAGAAGGCCGCCTGCAGCTGATCGACAACCAGATCAATGCGAAGAGCGGCACGGTGCGCGTGCGCGCGGTGTTTGACAACAAGGATGGGCAACTGATGCCGGGCCAGTTCGCCCGGGTGCGCATGGGCGCGCCGGCCAAGACCCAGGCCCTGCTGGTCAACGAGCGCGCGGTCGGCACCGACCAGAGCAAGCGTTTCGTGATCGTGGTGGGTGAGGGCAACAAGGCCGAGTACCGCGAGGTGCAGCTGGGTGCGCCGGTGAACGGCCTGCGCATCGTCGCGGCCGGCCTCAAGGCCAATGAGCGCATCGTGGTCAACGGCCTACAGCGCGTGCGCCCCGGCGCGGTGCTGGCGCCCAAGCTGGTGGCCATGGACGCCAAGCCCGAGGTGCAGGCCAAGGCCGCCACCGCGAGCAAGAGCTAAAGATCAGGGAGATATCCCCCAATGAACCTGTCCAAATTCTTCGTGGATCGCCCGGTCTTCGCCGGGGTACTATCGATCCTAATCGTGGTGGCAGGCCTCATCGGCATGCGCGCCCTGCCGATTTCCGAATATCCCGAGGTCGTGCCGCCCTCCATCGTGGTGCGCGCGGTCTATCCGGGCGCCAACCCCGTCGTCATCGCCGAGACCGTCGCCACGCCGCTGGAAGAGCAGATCAACGGCGTCGAGGACATGCTCTACATGAACAGCCAGGCGACCTCGGACGGCGTGCTGACGTTGACGGTCACCTTCAAGCTCGGCACGGACCCGGACAAGGCGCAGCAGCTCGTGCAGAACCGTGTGTCGCAGGCCGAACCGCGCCTTCCGGCGGAGGTGCGCGCGCTCGGCGTGACGACCGTCAAGAGCTCGCCCGACTTCATCATGGTGGTAAACCTCGTCTCGACGACGGACCGCTATGACGTCACCTATCTGCGCAACTACGCCACGCTCAACATCAAGGACCGCCTCGCCCGCATCGAGGGCGCCGGGCAGGTGCAGGTCTTCGGGGCCGGCGACTATGCCATGCGTGTGTGGATCGACCCGCAGAAGGCGGCCGAGCACGCGCTGGCCGCCAGCGACATCACCAACGCGATCCGCGAACAGAACGTGCAGGCCGCCGCCGGCATCATCGGCGCCTCGCCGACGCCGAACGAGGTGAACCTCCAGCTCAACGTCAACGCCCAGGGCCGCCTGCACACGCCGGAGGAATTCGGCAACATCATCGTCAAGACCGGCGCCGGCGGTCAGATCACCCGCCTGAAGGACGTCGCCCGCGTCGAGATGGGCGCCGCCGACTATACGCTGCGCTCGCTGCTCGACGGCCAGCCAGCCGTCGCCATCGCCGTGCTGCAGGCCCCCGGTTCGAACGCCATCGAGATCGCCGACAATGTGCGCGCAACCATGGACCAGCTCCAGCTCGCCATGCCCGATGGCGTGAAATACGAGATCGTCTACGACACGACGGAATTCGTGCGCTCCTCGATCGACAAGGTCGTCGACACGCTGCTCGAAGCCATCGCCCTCGTCGTGCTCGTCGTCATCCTCTTCCTGCAGACCTGGCGCGCCTCGATCATTCCGCTGCTTGCCGTGCCGGTCTCCATCATCGGCACCTTCGCGGTCATGTATGCCTTCGGCTTCTCGGTGAACGCGTTGACGCTCTTCGGCCTCGTGCTCGCCATCGGCATCGTGGTGGACGACGCCATCGTCGTCGTCGAAAACGTCGAGCGCAACATCGAAAACGGCCTTTCGCCCCGCGAGGCGACCTACCGCGCCATGCGGGAGGTCTCCGGCCCGATCATCGCCATCGCGCTGGTTCTGGTCGCCGTCTTCGTGCCGCTCGCCTTCATCAGCGGTCTTTCGGGCCAGTTCTACCGGCAGTTCGCGCTGACCATCGCCATCTCCACGGTCATCTCCGCCATCAACTCGCTCACGCTCTCCCCGGCGCTGGCCGCCCTTCTGCTGAAGGACCACCATGCCCCCAAGGACTGGCTGACGCGCGGCATGGATTTCCTGTTCGGCTGGTTCTTCCGCGGCTTCAACCGGGTCTTCGGCGCGGCGTCGAACGGCTACGGGCGCGGCATCGGCGGGCTCGTCTCGCGCAAGTCCATCGTCATGGCCATCTACCTCGCGCTCGTTGGCGCCACCTATACGGTGTTCAACGCCGTGCCGGGCGGCTTCGTGCCGGCGCAGGACAAGCAATATCTCATCGGCTTTGCCCAGCTTCCGGACGGCGCCACGCTGGACCGCACGGAAGAGGTCATCAAGAAGATGAGCGACATCGCGCTGCAACAGCCGGGCGTCGCCCATGCCATCGCCTTCCCGGGCCTGTCGATCAACGGCTTCACCATCGGTTCCAACTCGGGCATCGTCTTCGCGACGCTCGACGATTTCGAGGAGCGCAAGACGCCGGAACTGTCGGGCGGGGCGATCGCCATGCAGCTCAACCAGAAATTCGCCGGCATCCAGGATGCCTTCATCGCCATCTTCCCGCCGCCGCCGGTCAACGGTCTCGGCTCGACGGGCGGCTTCAAGCTGCAGATCGAGGACCGCGCGGGCCTCGGCTACCAGGCGCTGGACGAGGCGACCAAGGCCTTCCTCGCCAAGGCCTACCAGACGCCGGAGCTGGCAGGCCTGTTCTCCAGCTTCCAGATCAACGT is part of the Shinella sp. XGS7 genome and harbors:
- a CDS encoding efflux RND transporter permease subunit, which produces MNLSKFFVDRPVFAGVLSILIVVAGLIGMRALPISEYPEVVPPSIVVRAVYPGANPVVIAETVATPLEEQINGVEDMLYMNSQATSDGVLTLTVTFKLGTDPDKAQQLVQNRVSQAEPRLPAEVRALGVTTVKSSPDFIMVVNLVSTTDRYDVTYLRNYATLNIKDRLARIEGAGQVQVFGAGDYAMRVWIDPQKAAEHALAASDITNAIREQNVQAAAGIIGASPTPNEVNLQLNVNAQGRLHTPEEFGNIIVKTGAGGQITRLKDVARVEMGAADYTLRSLLDGQPAVAIAVLQAPGSNAIEIADNVRATMDQLQLAMPDGVKYEIVYDTTEFVRSSIDKVVDTLLEAIALVVLVVILFLQTWRASIIPLLAVPVSIIGTFAVMYAFGFSVNALTLFGLVLAIGIVVDDAIVVVENVERNIENGLSPREATYRAMREVSGPIIAIALVLVAVFVPLAFISGLSGQFYRQFALTIAISTVISAINSLTLSPALAALLLKDHHAPKDWLTRGMDFLFGWFFRGFNRVFGAASNGYGRGIGGLVSRKSIVMAIYLALVGATYTVFNAVPGGFVPAQDKQYLIGFAQLPDGATLDRTEEVIKKMSDIALQQPGVAHAIAFPGLSINGFTIGSNSGIVFATLDDFEERKTPELSGGAIAMQLNQKFAGIQDAFIAIFPPPPVNGLGSTGGFKLQIEDRAGLGYQALDEATKAFLAKAYQTPELAGLFSSFQINVPQLYADLDRAKAQQLGVRVTDVFETLQIYLGSLYVNDFNAFGRTYSVRVQADSAFRAKPEDIGQLKVRSQSGEMIPLAALMTVDATTGPERTTRYNGFLAADINGGPAPGFSSGQAQEAIEKIAADTLPAGIDFEWTDLTYQQILAGNSSIVVFPLALLLVYLVLAAQYESLTLPIAIIMIVPMGVLAALAGVWYTGGDNNIFTQIGLVVLVGLSAKNAILIVEFARELEFEGRNPVQAAIEASRLRLRPILMTSMAFIMGVVPLVLSTGAGSEMRAAMGLAVFSGMIGVTFFGIFMTPVFYVLLRRLAGNRPLKLHGQAEPHLEAFAGTDEMHAQLHGGGADARPLPAAPRHGHE
- a CDS encoding aldehyde dehydrogenase family protein, with the protein product MIRSSRRQFVLGSLGAAGAALLPQGRALAAGSYPERPITFVCPWPAGGTADMTMRALCAVAAKTLGQTLIVDNKAGATHVGMEEFAQAAGIEMLHIPYKGGAPALQGVLSGEVNLLIDSSSWAPHVQAGKLPNYVAPTVLAEPAITAQLCGEETFGPVVPLFRFQTEEQVLTLANDTPFGLAAYFYSQGVQRIHRVAAALETGIVGINEGAVAAEAAPFGGVKESGYGREGSRHGLDDYLHIKYLCQGQLG
- a CDS encoding efflux RND transporter periplasmic adaptor subunit is translated as MSQHHSPHAPALPPQAGATSPASRSRRLWAAGTALTAIAAVSAAIFGLQSAGAEAPPPAPQATPVSAAVVQAAEVSTWDEFSGRLEAVERVELRPRVAGTVHAVHFREGALVRQGDLLITIDPAPYAAEAERAEAQVAAAQARAANAKTELARAKALLSEQAIAQREFDERSNGLREAEANLRAAQAGLQAARLSLGYTQVRAPVSGRVGKLEITVGNQVAAGPGAPLLTTLMSVSPIYASFDADEQVIAKALAERSKLERIPVQMGTIAQEGTPLEGRLQLIDNQINAKSGTVRVRAVFDNKDGQLMPGQFARVRMGAPAKTQALLVNERAVGTDQSKRFVIVVGEGNKAEYREVQLGAPVNGLRIVAAGLKANERIVVNGLQRVRPGAVLAPKLVAMDAKPEVQAKAATASKS
- a CDS encoding LysR substrate-binding domain-containing protein, with protein sequence MSDKIDRVLRSNLKLRHLQLLVALDQFRHLGRAAEFLALTQPAVSKTLAEIERLFGLDLFVRSTRGTEPTAYGSAVVRFARSVLADYERTRDEIAAVASGAAGRTSVGAMVVAVPVLLARAMERLKARSAQTTVAVEEGDLTRLLPRLRVGELDLFIGRLEPGYAAPDLEMEALYEEPMCVVAPAGHALARKTRPQWDHLAQAAWVMPPPWASSRIKLHQQFYRHGVNPPVDIVESASFLVTLNTMQQRGALGFWARSVARHYEALGLVKIVRIPVAIELPPVGIITMRGRLRTPASEQLIDCLRQVAQTVRRSA
- a CDS encoding TetR/AcrR family transcriptional regulator, whose translation is MHVFWQRGYEAASIAELTAAMGITAPSLYTAFGDKERLFLDAIERYVLGPAAGFPRALEEEPSAEAAIRRFLEEAAEELTRPCHPRGCMVVMAATNCSEASAHVQAALAKKRAAGDAAIRARIECGIAKGELPADTDAAALAGFYSTVYQGMSMQAKDGASRESLLATAHAAMRAWPARPVEA
- a CDS encoding tartrate dehydrogenase, with the protein product MSKRYKIAVIPGDGIGKEVMPEGLRALQAASQRFGFELELEHIEWASCDYYAAHGQMMPDDWKARLAGKDAILFGAVGWPATVPDHVSLWGSLLKFRREFDQYINLRPVRLFEGVPCPLAGRKPGDIDYLVVRENTEGEYTNLGGVMYAGTEREIVIQESVYSRFGADRVLKYAFERAQRRPRQHLTVATKSNGIAISMPWWDGRADAVGQAYPGVTVDKQHIDILSARFVLQPGRFDVVVASNLFGDILSDLGPATTGTIGLAPSANLNPERTFPSLFEPVHGSAPDIYGQNIANPVAMIWSAALMLEFLGEQAAHDAILKAVEAVLVQGPRTRDLGGQASTTEMGEALARLI
- the hpaI gene encoding 4-hydroxy-2-oxoheptanedioate aldolase — its product is MKTMSNPFKAALQRGEAQIGLWLSMAQPYSAEICATAGFQWLLIDGEHAPNDVRSTLAHLQAVAAYPAHPVVRAVQGETALIKQLLDIGAQTLLVPMVDTAEQARALVAACRYPPEGVRGVGSAIARASRWSARKNYLDEANDDVCLLVQAETVTALQNLEAICTVDGVDGVFIGPADLAASMGHRGQPGHPAVQAAIEQAIKTITASGKAAGTLTGDVAAARRYLALGARFVAVGIDVTLLAQASRRLAAEFGLREALPPGLSGAY